A single genomic interval of Ammospiza caudacuta isolate bAmmCau1 chromosome 19, bAmmCau1.pri, whole genome shotgun sequence harbors:
- the C19H17orf75 gene encoding protein Njmu-R1, whose translation MLPALPDGDERELESSEEGGGAGEERRPERHGCTYHGLYGYRRSSQPGAAAGDGSAGGTVAHTPSTEDFSLSLLDTNLPAEAETELRSFIAKRLTKGALFEGMGNVASVGLSIPEGKVGCYYCSFQQESLLEMATLESDINAPEYVVCFLGGSEKGLELFRLELDKYIQNLKINLDLEQKNLEACVSPYLRSWFEDAICPIQRVVQLFQDKLASLLHAALSYTPVEVKNADERTEKDISRFLAAASLQGLVQEGTMTSLCIAMTEEQHKSMVIDCSGPQPQLHNAGSNRFCEDWMQAFVNGAEGGNPFLFRQILENFKLKAIQDINNLKRFIRQAEMNHYALFKCYLFLKNCGSGDILLKIVKVEHAEMPEARNVVTVLEEFMRETSVA comes from the exons aTGCTGCCGGCGCTGCCGGACGGCGATGAGcgggagctggagagcagcgaggagggcggcggcgcgggcgaGGAGCGGCGGCCGGAGCGGCACGGCTGCACCTACCACGGCCTCTATGGCTACCGCAG GTCCTCACAgccgggagccgccgccggGGATGGCAGTGCCGGCGGCACCGTGGCGCACACACCCTCCACCGAGGACTTCAG CCTCTCCTTGCTGGACACCAACCTGCCCGCCGAAGCGGAGACGGAGTTGCGCAGTTTCATCGCTAAGCGCCTTACTAAAGGAGCGCTCTTTGAAGGAATGGGGAATGTAGCATCAGTGGGGCTGAG CATACCAGAAGGTAAAGTTGGGTGTTACTACTGTAGTTTCCAACAAGAAAGTCTTCTGGAAATGGCAACGTTGGAATCAGACATTAATGCTCCAGAATATGTGGTTTGTTTCTTAGGTGGCTCAGAGAAAGGTCTGGAACT TTTCAGACTAGAGCTGGACAAATACATTCAAAATCTGAAGATAAATCTTGATTTGGAG caaaaaaacttGGAGGCCTGTGTTAGCCCATACCTGAGGAGCTGGTTTGAGGATGCCATCTGCCCTATCCAGAGGGTTGTGCAGCTCTTCCAGGACAAGCTTGCCTCTCTGCTACATGCT gCTCTGAGTTACACTCCTGTAGAAGTCAAAAATGCAgatgaaagaacagaaaaggacATCAGCAG GTTCCTGGCAGCTGCCAGTCTCCAAGGACTTGTCCAGGAAGGCACAATGACTTCTCTGTGCATTGCCATGACAGAGGAACAGCACAAGTCCATGGTTATAGACTGTAGTGGacctcagccccagctgcatAATGCAG GAAGCAACAGATTCTGTGAGGACTGGATGCAAGCTTTTGTGAATGGTGCTGAAGGTGGAAATCCATTTCTCTTCCGGCAGATTTTGGAAAACTTTAAATTGAAG GCTATCCAGGACATTAACAACCTGAAGAGGTTTATCCGCCAGGCTGAAATGAACCACTACGCCCTGTTCAAGTGCTACCTGTTCCTAAAGAACTGTGGCAGTGGAGACATCCTGCTGAAGATTGTGAAAGTAGAACATGCAGAAATGCCAGAGGCCAGGAACGTAGTGACCGTCCTGGAGGAATTCATGAGAGAAACATCAGTGGCTTAA